In Pantoea cypripedii, the following proteins share a genomic window:
- a CDS encoding tetratricopeptide repeat protein, which yields MFNRLKKSVLAALIPALLLTPALSARADVSDSLPDMGTTAGATLSINQELQIGDFYVRQLRASAPLINDPLLNQYINQLGQRLVAHANSVRTPFHFYLIQNDELNAFAFFGGNVVLHSALFRFTDNESQLASVMAHEISHVTQRHLARAMEEQKKNAPLTWVGALGSILLAIANPQAGMAGLMGTLAGTQQGMISFTQSNEQEADRIGIQVLQRAGFDPQAMPAFLQKLADQSRFSSKPPEILLTHPLPDSRLADARNRANQMRPVVVQSSQDFYMAKVRSLGMYSTGQNQLTDELLNQYAKGNSREQQASQYGKAVQFLQAKSFENAKKIISPMLAKQPDNVWFLDIMSDIDIGLNQPQQAINMLSSAKGSNNNAVIQLNLANAYVEAKQPANASRILNRYTWSHPDDPNGWDLLAQASAAQGLQDEELSARAEGLALNGQMDQAIRALSRASAQVPLGSLKQARYDARIDQFRELQKRFRQYQKGS from the coding sequence CACCCGCGCTGAGCGCCCGCGCCGATGTGAGCGATTCTCTGCCCGATATGGGCACCACGGCAGGTGCAACGCTGTCGATTAATCAGGAATTGCAGATTGGCGATTTCTATGTGCGTCAGCTGCGTGCCAGCGCCCCGCTGATCAACGATCCCTTGCTGAATCAATATATCAACCAACTCGGACAGCGGCTGGTCGCGCATGCCAACTCGGTTCGCACCCCGTTTCATTTTTATCTGATCCAGAATGATGAGCTGAACGCCTTCGCCTTCTTTGGCGGCAACGTGGTGCTGCACTCGGCGCTGTTTCGCTTCACCGATAACGAAAGCCAGCTGGCATCGGTGATGGCGCACGAAATCTCGCACGTCACCCAGCGCCATCTGGCACGCGCGATGGAAGAACAGAAGAAGAATGCGCCGCTGACCTGGGTCGGTGCGCTCGGTTCGATTTTGCTGGCGATAGCCAACCCGCAGGCGGGGATGGCCGGGCTGATGGGCACCCTCGCCGGGACGCAACAGGGGATGATCAGCTTTACCCAAAGCAATGAACAGGAAGCGGACCGCATCGGTATTCAGGTGCTGCAACGCGCCGGGTTTGATCCCCAGGCGATGCCCGCTTTCCTGCAAAAGCTGGCAGATCAAAGCCGCTTCTCGTCAAAACCACCGGAAATTCTGCTGACGCACCCCCTGCCCGACAGCCGTCTGGCGGATGCGCGCAACCGCGCGAACCAGATGCGTCCGGTAGTGGTGCAGTCCTCACAGGATTTCTACATGGCGAAAGTTCGTTCCCTCGGCATGTATTCCACCGGCCAGAATCAGCTGACCGATGAGCTGCTGAATCAATACGCCAAAGGCAACAGTCGCGAGCAGCAGGCTTCACAGTACGGCAAAGCGGTACAGTTTTTGCAGGCCAAAAGCTTTGAAAACGCGAAGAAAATCATTTCGCCGATGCTGGCTAAACAGCCGGATAACGTGTGGTTTCTCGATATCATGTCGGATATTGATATCGGCCTGAATCAACCGCAGCAGGCTATCAACATGCTCAGCAGCGCCAAAGGCAGCAACAACAACGCGGTGATTCAGCTCAACCTGGCGAACGCCTACGTTGAAGCCAAACAACCCGCCAATGCCAGCCGCATCCTCAATCGTTATACCTGGTCGCACCCGGACGATCCTAATGGCTGGGATCTGCTGGCCCAGGCTTCAGCAGCCCAGGGGTTGCAGGATGAGGAACTCTCGGCGCGTGCCGAAGGCCTGGCGCTGAATGGTCAGATGGATCAGGCTATCCGGGCACTCAGCCGCGCCAGCGCCCAGGTGCCGCTCGGCAGCCTGAAACAGGCGCGTTATGATGCGCGCATCGACCAATTTCGTGAGCTGCAAAAACGCTTCCGTCAGTATCAAAAAGGATCTTAA
- the arsC gene encoding arsenate reductase (glutaredoxin) (This arsenate reductase requires both glutathione and glutaredoxin to convert arsenate to arsenite, after which the efflux transporter formed by ArsA and ArsB can extrude the arsenite from the cell, providing resistance.) → MVTIYHNPRCSKSRETLALLQQQGVQPEVVLYLETPPDVATLKTLLKQLGMNSARELMRRKEDLYKSLALANPDLSEDQLLQALADNPKLIERPIVINGEQARLGRPPEAVLEIV, encoded by the coding sequence ATGGTGACCATTTATCATAATCCGCGTTGCAGCAAGAGCCGCGAAACCCTCGCGCTGCTGCAACAGCAGGGAGTGCAGCCGGAAGTGGTGCTGTATCTGGAGACCCCGCCAGACGTAGCCACGCTGAAAACCTTGCTGAAACAACTCGGGATGAACAGCGCGCGTGAACTGATGCGCCGCAAAGAAGATTTGTATAAATCGCTGGCATTAGCCAACCCGGATCTGAGCGAAGATCAGCTGCTTCAGGCGCTGGCGGATAACCCGAAACTGATCGAAAGGCCGATTGTGATTAACGGTGAGCAGGCGCGTCTCGGTCGCCCGCCGGAAGCGGTGCTGGAGATTGTTTAA
- the hda gene encoding DnaA inactivator Hda produces MLLNTPAQLSLPLYLPDDETFASFWPGENPSLLAALQGALGQQHGSYLYFWSREGGGRSHLLHAACAEMSARGEAVGYVPLDKRTWFVPDVLEGMEHLALVCIDNIECIAGDAEWEMAIFDLYNRILEIGKTRLLITGDRPPRQLNLGLPDLASRLDWGQIYRLQPLSDDDKLQAMQLRAGIRGFELPEDVGRFLLKRLDREMRTLFDTLDRLDRASISAQRKLTIPFVKEALGL; encoded by the coding sequence GTGCTTCTGAACACGCCGGCACAGCTTTCACTGCCACTTTACTTACCTGATGACGAAACCTTTGCCAGCTTCTGGCCGGGGGAAAATCCGTCCCTCCTTGCTGCGCTACAGGGCGCGCTGGGGCAGCAACACGGCAGCTATCTCTATTTCTGGTCACGCGAAGGCGGTGGCCGCAGCCATCTGCTGCATGCGGCCTGCGCGGAAATGTCGGCGCGTGGCGAAGCGGTGGGTTACGTCCCGCTGGATAAGCGCACCTGGTTTGTTCCCGACGTGCTGGAAGGCATGGAGCATCTGGCGCTGGTGTGCATCGACAATATCGAATGTATCGCCGGAGACGCTGAGTGGGAAATGGCGATCTTTGATCTCTACAACCGCATTCTGGAAATCGGCAAAACCCGCCTGTTGATCACCGGCGATCGTCCGCCACGTCAGCTTAACCTCGGGTTGCCGGATCTGGCATCACGCCTCGACTGGGGCCAAATCTACCGCTTGCAACCGCTGTCGGATGACGACAAATTGCAGGCGATGCAGCTGCGTGCCGGGATTCGCGGATTTGAATTGCCGGAGGACGTCGGGCGCTTCCTGCTGAAACGCCTCGACCGTGAAATGCGCACCCTGTTCGACACACTTGACCGGCTGGATCGTGCCTCGATCAGCGCACAACGCAAACTCACCATTCCCTTTGTTAAAGAAGCGCTGGGGCTTTAA